The Sagittula sp. P11 genome window below encodes:
- a CDS encoding DUF3035 domain-containing protein has translation MRLAHLAIIVMTGALALSACSRSGEPKPLHDLRSNSGEPEEFAIVPNKPLTMPQTFAELPQPTPGSANRTDQTPKADAVAALGGNPAALQPGAAGSIGAGDAALVQQASRYGRDNTIRQTLAAEDQQYRKNKGRFSWSIVPRDDYERAYRGQKLDSYSWLRRYRQAGARTPSAPPAP, from the coding sequence ATGCGGCTTGCGCATCTGGCGATCATTGTGATGACGGGCGCGCTGGCGCTGTCGGCCTGTTCGCGCAGCGGCGAACCGAAGCCGTTGCACGACCTGCGTTCCAACAGCGGTGAGCCGGAAGAGTTCGCCATCGTTCCCAACAAGCCGCTGACCATGCCGCAGACCTTCGCGGAACTGCCGCAGCCCACGCCGGGCAGCGCCAACCGCACCGACCAGACGCCGAAGGCCGACGCCGTGGCGGCGCTTGGCGGCAATCCGGCGGCGCTGCAGCCGGGCGCGGCCGGTTCCATCGGCGCGGGCGACGCTGCCCTCGTGCAGCAGGCCAGCCGTTACGGTCGCGACAACACCATACGCCAGACGCTGGCGGCAGAGGATCAGCAGTACCGCAAGAACAAGGGCCGCTTCTCGTGGTCCATCGTGCCGCGCGACGATTACGAACGCGCGTACCGCGGTCAGAAGCTGGATTCCTATTCCTGGCTGCGCCGCTATCGTCAGGCGGGCGCGCGGACGCCGTCGGCACCGCCGGCCCCCTGA
- the lspA gene encoding signal peptidase II codes for MNETAVAGRQSAVRQGTLRLVWWVAFWVFVIDQISKIWVVHVLDLATRLKIEVWPPFLNFHMAWNYGINFGLLAGEAPATRWILISVALGIVLFVLVWMRRDPPGRLGLISAGMLIGGALGNVVDRVLYGAVADFLNMSCCGFSNPFAFNVADIAIFAGAFGLVIFPSAKNT; via the coding sequence ATGAACGAGACGGCAGTGGCAGGCAGGCAAAGCGCAGTACGGCAAGGGACCCTCCGGTTGGTCTGGTGGGTGGCTTTCTGGGTCTTCGTGATCGACCAGATCTCGAAGATCTGGGTGGTGCATGTGCTAGACCTCGCCACGCGGCTGAAGATCGAGGTCTGGCCGCCGTTCCTGAATTTCCACATGGCCTGGAACTACGGCATCAACTTCGGCCTTCTGGCCGGAGAGGCGCCCGCGACACGGTGGATCCTGATCTCCGTGGCGCTTGGCATCGTGCTGTTCGTGCTGGTCTGGATGCGCCGCGACCCGCCGGGCAGGCTTGGCCTGATCTCTGCCGGGATGCTGATCGGTGGCGCGCTGGGGAATGTCGTGGACCGCGTGCTCTATGGTGCGGTGGCGGATTTCCTCAACATGTCCTGCTGCGGCTTCTCCAACCCCTTCGCTTTCAACGTCGCGGATATCGCGATCTTTGCCGGGGCTTTCGGGCTCGTGATCTTCCCGTCGGCGAAAAACACCTGA
- the purH gene encoding bifunctional phosphoribosylaminoimidazolecarboxamide formyltransferase/IMP cyclohydrolase, with translation MTDLAPVRRALISVSDKTGLIELARALADLKIELLSTGGSAKAIRDAGIEVRDVSDLTNFPEMMDGRVKTLHPKVHGGLLALRDNGMHVASMAEHGIVPIDLLVVNLYPFEAALARGANYDEMIENIDIGGPAMIRAAAKNHAFVTTVVDVEDYGALLEEIKANGGEEAQTTLGFRKKMAQIAYARTGAYDAAVSTWMAGAIGETTPRRRVFAGELKQTMRYGENPHQKAAFYVDGTNRPGVAVAEQLQGKELSYNNINDTDAAFELVSEFLPGDGPACAIIKHANPCGVAKGATLLEAYQKAFDCDRTSAFGGIVALNGTLDAATAEAISEIFTEVVIAPAIDQKARDIFAKKKNLRLILAPGLADTSEHRVSYRQVSGGILVQDIDNGVLTVDDLKVVTKIAPTDAQMEDLLFAWKVAKHVKSNAIVYVKDKATVGVGAGQMSRVDSALIAAKKAERMAEALGLPEPLTRGSAVASDAFFPFPDGLMEAAAAGATCVIQPGGSMRDDEVIAAADEAGLAMVFTGMRHFRH, from the coding sequence ATGACCGACCTCGCACCCGTGCGCCGCGCGCTGATTTCCGTTTCCGACAAGACCGGCCTGATCGAGCTGGCCCGCGCGCTGGCCGACCTGAAGATCGAGCTGCTGTCCACGGGCGGGTCCGCCAAGGCGATCCGCGACGCGGGCATCGAGGTGCGCGACGTGTCCGACCTGACCAACTTCCCCGAGATGATGGACGGCCGGGTGAAGACGCTGCATCCCAAGGTGCATGGCGGCCTTCTGGCGCTGCGCGACAACGGGATGCACGTGGCGTCCATGGCCGAGCACGGCATCGTGCCGATCGACCTGCTGGTGGTGAACCTCTACCCGTTCGAGGCGGCGCTGGCGCGCGGTGCGAACTATGACGAGATGATCGAGAACATCGACATCGGCGGCCCGGCGATGATCCGCGCCGCGGCGAAGAACCATGCCTTCGTGACCACGGTGGTCGACGTGGAGGACTACGGCGCGCTCCTGGAAGAGATCAAGGCGAACGGCGGGGAAGAGGCGCAGACCACGCTCGGGTTCCGCAAGAAGATGGCGCAGATCGCCTACGCCCGCACCGGCGCCTATGACGCCGCCGTGTCGACCTGGATGGCCGGTGCCATCGGCGAGACGACGCCGCGCCGTCGTGTGTTCGCGGGCGAACTGAAGCAGACCATGCGCTATGGCGAGAACCCCCACCAGAAGGCGGCGTTCTACGTGGACGGCACCAACCGCCCCGGCGTTGCGGTGGCCGAGCAGCTTCAGGGCAAGGAGCTGAGCTACAACAACATCAACGACACCGACGCGGCCTTCGAGCTGGTCAGTGAATTCCTGCCCGGCGACGGCCCGGCCTGCGCGATCATCAAGCACGCCAACCCCTGCGGCGTGGCGAAGGGCGCGACCCTGCTTGAGGCCTACCAGAAGGCGTTCGACTGTGACCGGACCTCTGCCTTCGGCGGGATCGTGGCGCTGAACGGGACGCTGGACGCTGCCACGGCCGAGGCGATTTCCGAGATCTTCACCGAGGTGGTGATCGCGCCGGCCATCGACCAGAAGGCGCGGGACATCTTCGCGAAGAAGAAGAACCTGCGCCTGATCCTGGCGCCGGGCCTGGCCGACACGTCGGAGCATCGCGTGTCCTATCGGCAGGTGTCCGGCGGGATACTGGTGCAGGACATCGACAACGGCGTGCTGACGGTGGACGACCTGAAGGTGGTGACGAAGATCGCGCCGACCGACGCGCAGATGGAGGACCTGCTGTTCGCGTGGAAGGTTGCCAAGCACGTGAAGTCCAACGCCATCGTCTACGTCAAGGACAAGGCCACCGTGGGTGTCGGCGCGGGCCAGATGAGCCGGGTGGATTCCGCCCTGATCGCCGCCAAGAAGGCTGAGCGGATGGCCGAGGCGCTTGGCCTGCCGGAGCCGCTGACCCGCGGGTCCGCCGTGGCGTCTGACGCGTTCTTCCCCTTCCCCGACGGGCTGATGGAAGCGGCGGCGGCGGGTGCCACCTGCGTGATCCAGCCGGGCGGCTCGATGCGCGACGACGAGGTGATCGCCGCAGCCGACGAGGCTGGCTTGGCGATGGTCTTTACCGGGATGCGGCACTTCCGCCACTGA
- a CDS encoding heparinase II/III family protein, translating to MTTQRNWRTAPERVMNRVHARLAARARAADGFVSQPEPRTVGFFAKGRQMCAGNLMFAGHFVEAPGAMLWDIPAPDATFTEEINGFAWLDDLAAVGDIKARKLAQEWLWGWIARYGRGTGPGWTPELTGRRLIRWIHHALFVLRGLPSEKSEAFYAALGAQATFLARRGASAPPGLARFEAMTGLLYAALSLEGMEAHVDPAREALGAECRRQVSAQGGIPTRNPEELLEVFTLLTWAQAALEEADLVPHKDHLEAIARIAPTLRTLRHADGGLARFHGGGRGLDGRLDMALAASGSKKRQADGLAMGFARLSAGRTSIVIDAAVPPVGAASGNAHASTLAFELTSGRRPLIVNCGSGGGFGEDWRRAGRATLSHSVLCLQGYSSARLAAPRWVGQARRELLEDAPKHVPIQMTHLAESLRFEGGHDGYVAVQGLTHARSLELSLDGRSLRGEDYLVALDGPAKKRFDKAMDAVKLGGLPYEIRFHLHPEVDVTVDMGGNAVSMALRSGEIWVLRFDGGVDLTLEPSVYLEKGRLRPRATKQVVLSGRAMQYATRVRWSLAKAQETALAVRDLAQDPTDV from the coding sequence ATGACGACGCAGCGCAACTGGCGGACCGCGCCGGAGCGGGTCATGAACCGTGTGCACGCACGGCTGGCCGCACGTGCGCGTGCGGCGGACGGATTTGTCAGCCAGCCGGAACCGCGCACCGTGGGTTTCTTTGCCAAGGGGCGGCAGATGTGCGCGGGCAACCTGATGTTCGCGGGCCATTTCGTCGAGGCGCCGGGCGCCATGCTCTGGGACATCCCGGCGCCGGACGCCACGTTCACCGAGGAAATCAACGGTTTTGCCTGGCTCGACGATCTCGCGGCGGTGGGCGACATCAAGGCGCGCAAGCTGGCGCAGGAGTGGCTCTGGGGCTGGATCGCGCGGTACGGGCGCGGCACCGGGCCGGGCTGGACGCCGGAACTGACCGGGCGGCGGCTGATCCGCTGGATACATCACGCGCTGTTCGTGCTGCGCGGCCTTCCGTCGGAGAAGAGCGAGGCGTTCTATGCCGCCCTGGGCGCGCAGGCGACGTTTCTGGCGCGGCGCGGTGCCTCGGCCCCGCCGGGGCTGGCGCGGTTCGAGGCGATGACCGGGCTGCTTTACGCGGCGCTGTCGCTGGAGGGGATGGAGGCGCATGTCGATCCGGCGCGCGAGGCGCTTGGCGCGGAATGCCGGCGGCAGGTGTCGGCGCAGGGCGGCATCCCGACGCGCAACCCGGAGGAACTGCTTGAGGTCTTCACCCTGCTGACATGGGCGCAGGCGGCGCTGGAGGAGGCGGACCTCGTCCCCCACAAGGACCACCTTGAGGCCATCGCGCGGATCGCGCCCACATTGCGCACATTGCGCCATGCGGACGGCGGGCTGGCGCGATTCCATGGCGGCGGGCGCGGTCTGGACGGGCGGCTGGACATGGCGCTGGCGGCCTCCGGATCGAAGAAGCGGCAGGCGGACGGGCTGGCGATGGGGTTCGCGCGGCTTTCGGCCGGGCGCACGAGCATCGTCATCGATGCCGCCGTGCCGCCGGTCGGGGCGGCTTCGGGCAACGCCCATGCTTCCACCCTCGCGTTCGAGCTGACTTCGGGCCGACGGCCGCTGATCGTCAACTGCGGCTCGGGCGGCGGGTTCGGCGAGGACTGGCGCCGCGCGGGGCGGGCCACGCTGTCGCATTCGGTGCTGTGCCTGCAGGGCTACAGCTCGGCCCGGCTGGCGGCGCCGCGCTGGGTCGGACAGGCGCGGCGGGAACTGCTTGAGGACGCACCGAAGCACGTGCCGATCCAGATGACCCACCTTGCCGAATCGCTGCGCTTCGAAGGTGGGCACGACGGCTATGTCGCCGTGCAGGGGCTGACCCATGCCCGGTCGCTGGAGCTGTCGCTGGACGGGCGGAGCCTGAGGGGCGAGGACTACCTCGTCGCGCTCGACGGTCCGGCGAAGAAGCGGTTCGACAAGGCGATGGACGCGGTGAAGCTGGGGGGGCTGCCCTACGAGATTCGCTTTCACCTGCATCCGGAGGTCGATGTGACCGTCGACATGGGCGGCAACGCGGTGTCGATGGCGCTCCGGTCGGGCGAAATCTGGGTGCTGCGCTTCGACGGCGGCGTGGATTTGACCCTCGAACCCTCGGTGTATCTCGAAAAGGGGCGATTGCGGCCACGTGCGACGAAGCAGGTGGTTCTATCCGGGCGGGCGATGCAGTATGCGACGCGCGTCCGGTGGTCATTGGCCAAGGCGCAGGAGACCGCGCTGGCCGTGCGCGATCTTGCGCAGGATCCGACGGACGTCTGA
- a CDS encoding RsmB/NOP family class I SAM-dependent RNA methyltransferase, with protein MADPSPARLAAVDLLDMVLVQHRPLSETDRLDRLEAPDRAAAQRLATEVLRALERADRVLKPHLRKAPAGRVMNILRLGATELCTGGAAHGVVSDCVEIAARGKRTQGAKGLVNAVLRKVAETGPAEWAKLRVPRLPKWLRAPLAEAWGPQAVAAMERAHFAGAPVDLTLKGDLPEGLPGETLPTGSVRLKDAGQVSALPGFAEGAWWVQDAAAALPVKLLGDVTGLDVLDMCAAPGGKTLQLAARGARVTALDISEARLARVRENLDRCGLEATLVAGDALEHRGQYDAILLDAPCSATGTIRRHPDLPHVHMGEKISELIGLQGWMLDHALSLLKPGGRLVYATCSLLPDEGECQIEEALERHPGLRVVPAEAPWIEPAWQSEEGGLRLRPDFWAERGGMDGFYMACVTKD; from the coding sequence ATGGCAGACCCCAGCCCGGCCCGTCTGGCCGCCGTCGACCTGTTGGACATGGTGCTGGTGCAGCACCGCCCGCTGTCGGAGACCGACCGTCTCGACCGGCTGGAGGCGCCCGACCGCGCGGCGGCGCAGCGGCTGGCGACGGAGGTGCTGCGCGCGCTGGAGCGTGCCGACCGGGTGCTGAAGCCGCATCTCAGGAAGGCCCCGGCGGGGCGCGTCATGAATATCCTCAGGCTGGGCGCGACGGAGCTCTGCACCGGCGGTGCCGCGCATGGCGTGGTCAGCGACTGCGTCGAGATCGCCGCGCGCGGCAAACGGACGCAGGGCGCGAAGGGGCTGGTCAACGCCGTTCTGCGCAAGGTGGCCGAGACAGGCCCGGCGGAGTGGGCGAAGCTTCGGGTGCCGCGCCTGCCGAAGTGGCTGCGCGCCCCGCTGGCGGAGGCCTGGGGCCCGCAGGCGGTGGCGGCGATGGAGCGCGCGCATTTCGCGGGCGCGCCGGTCGACCTGACGCTGAAAGGCGACCTGCCGGAGGGCTTGCCGGGCGAGACGCTGCCCACCGGCTCGGTGCGCCTGAAGGACGCGGGCCAGGTGAGCGCGCTGCCGGGCTTTGCCGAGGGCGCGTGGTGGGTGCAGGACGCCGCCGCGGCGCTGCCGGTGAAGCTGCTGGGCGACGTGACAGGCCTCGACGTGCTGGACATGTGCGCGGCGCCGGGCGGCAAGACGCTGCAACTGGCCGCCCGGGGCGCGCGTGTGACCGCGCTCGACATCTCGGAGGCGCGGCTGGCGCGGGTGCGCGAGAACCTCGACCGCTGCGGGCTGGAAGCCACGCTGGTGGCGGGTGACGCGCTGGAACATCGCGGGCAATACGACGCCATCCTGCTGGACGCGCCCTGTTCGGCGACCGGCACGATCCGCCGTCATCCCGACCTGCCGCATGTGCACATGGGCGAGAAGATCTCGGAACTGATCGGGCTGCAGGGCTGGATGCTGGATCATGCGCTGTCGCTGCTGAAACCGGGCGGCCGGCTGGTCTATGCCACCTGTTCGCTGCTGCCCGACGAGGGCGAGTGCCAGATCGAGGAGGCGCTGGAGCGTCATCCCGGCCTGCGCGTCGTTCCGGCCGAGGCGCCCTGGATCGAACCTGCGTGGCAGAGCGAGGAGGGCGGGCTGCGGCTCAGGCCCGATTTCTGGGCGGAGCGCGGCGGCATGGACGGTTTCTACATGGCCTGCGTGACCAAGGACTGA
- a CDS encoding DUF1674 domain-containing protein, producing MPETPESDLPPAAQRALAEAAERRAKAEAEAKALPKEYGGRDGPEPVRYGDWEKKGLAIDF from the coding sequence ATGCCCGAGACCCCCGAAAGCGACCTGCCCCCCGCCGCGCAACGCGCCCTTGCCGAAGCGGCGGAGCGCCGGGCGAAGGCGGAGGCCGAGGCAAAGGCCCTCCCCAAGGAGTACGGCGGCCGCGACGGCCCGGAACCCGTGCGCTACGGCGACTGGGAGAAGAAGGGCCTCGCCATCGACTTCTAG
- the dapB gene encoding 4-hydroxy-tetrahydrodipicolinate reductase, whose protein sequence is MTDQPGVVVTGVSGRMGQMLVKEVMASDRLTLVGALEREGHDWVGRDLGLAMGAAEMGLKVSDDALEAFSRAQAVIDFTAPAATVAFSELAAQARAVHVIGTTGLSDDDIAAIDRAAHHAVVVRAGNMSLGVNLLTRMVKQVASALDADWDIEVIEAHHHHKVDAPSGTALMLGEAAAEGRGVKLADVSDRGRDGITGARKRGDIGFHAIRGGDIIGEHEVLFATPGERIVLKHVASDRTLFARGALKAALWGQDKGPGHYDMLDVLGLG, encoded by the coding sequence ATGACGGATCAGCCAGGTGTCGTTGTAACGGGCGTTTCCGGACGCATGGGTCAGATGCTCGTGAAGGAGGTCATGGCCTCGGACCGGCTGACCCTTGTCGGCGCACTGGAGCGCGAGGGCCACGACTGGGTCGGGCGCGACCTGGGGCTGGCCATGGGCGCTGCCGAGATGGGCCTGAAGGTGAGCGACGATGCGCTCGAGGCGTTCTCGCGCGCGCAGGCGGTGATCGACTTTACCGCCCCGGCGGCGACCGTGGCGTTTTCCGAACTGGCGGCGCAGGCGCGGGCGGTGCACGTGATCGGCACCACGGGGCTGTCGGATGACGACATCGCCGCCATCGACCGCGCGGCGCACCACGCGGTGGTGGTCCGGGCGGGGAACATGTCGCTGGGCGTGAACCTGCTGACGCGGATGGTGAAGCAGGTGGCTTCGGCTCTGGATGCCGACTGGGACATCGAGGTGATCGAGGCGCACCACCACCACAAGGTCGACGCGCCCTCGGGCACCGCTCTGATGCTGGGCGAGGCCGCGGCGGAGGGGCGGGGGGTGAAGCTGGCGGATGTGTCCGACCGGGGCCGCGACGGGATCACAGGCGCGCGGAAGCGGGGCGACATCGGTTTCCACGCGATCCGCGGCGGCGACATCATCGGCGAGCACGAGGTGCTGTTCGCCACGCCGGGAGAGCGGATCGTGCTGAAGCACGTCGCCTCCGACCGGACGCTCTTTGCGCGCGGCGCGCTGAAGGCCGCGCTCTGGGGGCAGGACAAGGGGCCGGGTCACTACGACATGCTGGACGTGCTGGGACTGGGCTGA
- the rbfA gene encoding 30S ribosome-binding factor RbfA, translating to MARNRFQDGPGPSQRQLRVSEVIRRQLSDVLMRGDVHDPELNRLSITVGEVRVSPDLKVATAYVVPLGGQNADDMFALLDRNKGELRRAVSKGLTLKFAPELRFRLDETFDNLDEARRLFSDETVRRDVEG from the coding sequence ATGGCACGCAACAGATTCCAAGACGGCCCCGGGCCAAGCCAACGTCAGCTCCGGGTGAGCGAAGTCATCCGGCGTCAGCTGTCGGATGTGCTCATGCGCGGCGACGTTCACGATCCGGAGCTCAACCGCCTCTCGATCACGGTCGGCGAAGTGCGCGTTTCCCCCGATCTCAAGGTCGCCACGGCCTATGTCGTGCCCCTGGGCGGGCAGAACGCCGACGACATGTTCGCGCTCCTCGACCGCAACAAGGGCGAGCTGCGCCGCGCCGTCTCGAAGGGGCTGACGCTGAAGTTCGCGCCCGAGCTGCGCTTCCGCCTGGACGAAACCTTCGACAATCTCGACGAGGCCCGGCGCCTGTTTTCCGACGAAACCGTGCGCCGCGACGTGGAGGGCTGA
- a CDS encoding phosphodiester glycosidase family protein yields MLRVCLALTALLASVAAPSGAVTCQNVEFESIRYAVCEVDATKEDLRLFRADANGQPIGQFSRLEAMLAENGETLAFAMNAGMYHEDRAPVGHYVEDGKEEMRVISSPGPGNFGLLPNGVLCITDKRARVYETRDFLAAKPACRDATQSGPMLVIGGELHPRFLPDSTSRYIRNGVGTSKDGKRAVFAISQSLVTFHEFGRFFRDGLKLPNALFLDGNVSRLYAPELGRNDLGRRMGPIVAVTQKAP; encoded by the coding sequence ATGCTCCGTGTCTGCCTTGCGCTGACGGCGTTGCTCGCCTCGGTGGCAGCGCCCTCCGGCGCGGTAACCTGCCAGAACGTCGAGTTCGAGTCGATCCGCTACGCCGTCTGCGAGGTCGACGCCACGAAGGAGGACCTGCGCCTCTTCCGCGCCGACGCCAACGGCCAGCCCATCGGCCAGTTCTCGCGGCTGGAGGCGATGCTGGCCGAGAACGGCGAGACGCTCGCCTTCGCGATGAACGCCGGCATGTACCACGAGGACCGCGCCCCGGTCGGCCACTACGTCGAGGACGGCAAGGAAGAGATGCGCGTCATCTCCTCCCCCGGGCCGGGCAACTTCGGCCTGCTGCCCAATGGCGTGCTCTGCATCACCGACAAGCGCGCCCGCGTCTACGAGACCCGCGATTTCCTTGCCGCGAAACCCGCCTGCCGCGACGCGACACAGTCCGGCCCGATGCTGGTGATCGGCGGAGAGCTGCACCCCCGCTTCCTGCCCGACTCAACCTCGCGCTACATCCGCAACGGCGTCGGCACCTCGAAGGACGGCAAGCGCGCGGTCTTCGCGATCTCGCAGAGCCTCGTGACCTTCCACGAGTTCGGCCGTTTCTTCCGCGACGGTCTGAAGCTGCCCAACGCGCTGTTCCTCGACGGCAACGTCTCGCGGCTCTACGCGCCGGAACTGGGGCGCAACGACCTCGGGCGGCGCATGGGTCCCATCGTGGCGGTGACGCAGAAGGCCCCCTGA
- a CDS encoding S1C family serine protease: MTGPLRTLFVLLLLALPPWRPALAQETVDLTAPFTAEDLSIQDRRFLQVALAFEGTLDAPIIPDWPPGAEAAMHGFVHTAYGTAPSALHMAALAQDLTDRIARDGWTWRHLDTLGLSLLFPATTAATAPPEGAFTVWDHGGSSLRYRFATLSRPEAQALHRDTVALQAEGGSAIRTRDASLAVTRITGPDGTLRHVRSDYIDGTWSTVVLSAEASDRALLGAVAASIAPGLAAPLAVTRGGRLDRTRKAAAPLLATLDRRPQDAPTPNEAALPPRAASTGSGFYVSAEGHVLTNAHVTDDCTTIRVDGLPARLLAEATDSDLALLLSDGPAPAVATFSEAPARLNSDVTALGYPLSHILGGMNVTRGAVSANTGLSGDIATMQITAPVQPGNSGGPLIGADGSVVGVVVAKLDALSIADQLRDIPQNVNFAVRAEVAARFLAAQGISPRHAAPHAALPPEDLAQRAAAFTAFVECDPR; the protein is encoded by the coding sequence ATGACCGGACCTTTGCGCACCCTTTTCGTGCTCCTTCTGCTGGCCCTGCCCCCGTGGCGGCCCGCCTTGGCGCAGGAGACGGTCGACCTAACCGCCCCCTTCACCGCCGAGGACCTCTCGATCCAGGACCGGCGTTTCCTTCAGGTCGCACTGGCCTTCGAAGGGACGCTCGACGCCCCAATCATCCCCGACTGGCCCCCCGGTGCGGAGGCGGCGATGCACGGTTTCGTCCACACCGCCTACGGCACCGCGCCCTCTGCGCTGCACATGGCCGCACTGGCGCAGGATCTGACGGACCGCATCGCGCGGGACGGCTGGACATGGCGGCACCTCGACACGCTGGGGCTGTCGCTCCTTTTCCCGGCCACGACCGCGGCCACCGCCCCGCCGGAAGGCGCGTTTACCGTCTGGGACCACGGCGGGTCCTCTCTCCGCTACCGCTTTGCCACCCTCTCGCGGCCAGAGGCGCAGGCCCTGCACCGCGACACCGTGGCGCTTCAGGCAGAGGGCGGCTCGGCGATCCGCACCCGCGACGCCAGCCTGGCCGTGACCCGGATCACCGGCCCGGACGGCACCCTGCGCCATGTCCGCTCCGACTACATCGACGGCACGTGGTCGACGGTGGTCCTGTCGGCAGAGGCGTCTGACCGTGCGCTCCTCGGGGCGGTGGCGGCCAGCATCGCGCCGGGACTGGCGGCGCCGCTTGCGGTGACGCGGGGCGGGCGGCTCGACCGGACACGAAAGGCCGCGGCGCCGCTGCTGGCAACCCTCGACCGGCGCCCGCAGGACGCGCCCACCCCGAACGAGGCGGCGCTGCCGCCCCGCGCCGCCAGCACCGGCAGCGGCTTCTACGTCTCGGCAGAGGGGCACGTGCTGACCAACGCCCATGTCACCGACGACTGCACCACGATCCGCGTGGACGGCCTGCCCGCCCGCCTGCTGGCGGAGGCCACGGACAGCGACCTTGCGCTTCTTCTCTCGGACGGCCCGGCCCCCGCGGTCGCCACCTTCTCCGAGGCGCCCGCGCGGCTCAATTCCGACGTGACCGCGCTGGGGTATCCGCTGTCGCACATCCTCGGCGGGATGAACGTGACGCGCGGCGCGGTCTCTGCCAATACCGGGCTGTCGGGGGACATCGCGACCATGCAGATCACCGCACCCGTTCAGCCCGGCAACTCCGGCGGGCCGCTGATCGGTGCCGATGGCTCGGTGGTGGGCGTCGTGGTGGCCAAGCTCGACGCGCTCTCCATCGCCGACCAGCTGCGCGACATTCCCCAGAACGTGAACTTCGCGGTGAGGGCCGAGGTGGCCGCGCGGTTCCTGGCGGCGCAAGGCATCTCTCCGCGCCACGCCGCACCGCACGCGGCGCTCCCGCCCGAGGACCTGGCCCAGCGGGCCGCCGCCTTCACCGCCTTCGTGGAGTGCGATCCGCGCTGA
- a CDS encoding TldD/PmbA family protein encodes MSQTPTELTQALLDAAKKAGADAADAIAIEGTSLSIDVRAGTLEQAERAEGRDLGLRVFVGKRVASVSTSDTRAEALTAMAERAVAMARETPEDPYAGLADPSQLARDWDMDALQLADPTAEPAPAELEDDARRAEAAALAHKGITMVHSASATYSAQNVALAASNGFVGGYRRTGRSRSCVAVAGTGLAMERDYDGDSRIFQSDLRSAEDIGNTAATRALERLNPKRPKTGAYPVLFDERISSSLIGHLVAASNGASVARGASWLRGALGEEVLPKGLSLIEDPHRPRTSASRPFDAEGLPTRTRKLIDDGVLTGWTLDLANARKLEMESTANAARSVSGGISPTVWNLELTQGDKTREELMAEMGSGLLVTSMIGSTINPNTGDYSRGAAGWWVENGALAYPVSGVTLAGNLREMLRVITPANDARPWLSRVVPSLLVEGLTLAGD; translated from the coding sequence ATGTCCCAGACCCCGACCGAGCTGACCCAGGCCCTGCTCGACGCCGCGAAGAAAGCCGGCGCCGATGCCGCCGACGCCATCGCCATCGAAGGCACGTCGCTGTCCATCGACGTGCGCGCCGGGACGCTGGAACAGGCGGAACGGGCCGAGGGGCGCGACCTCGGGCTGCGGGTCTTTGTCGGCAAGCGGGTCGCCAGCGTTTCCACCTCCGACACCCGGGCCGAGGCGCTGACCGCCATGGCCGAACGCGCCGTCGCCATGGCCCGCGAGACACCCGAAGACCCCTACGCCGGCCTTGCCGACCCCTCGCAGCTTGCGCGCGACTGGGACATGGACGCGCTGCAACTGGCCGACCCCACGGCCGAACCCGCCCCGGCAGAGCTCGAGGACGACGCCCGCCGGGCAGAGGCCGCGGCGCTGGCCCATAAGGGCATCACCATGGTGCATTCCGCCTCCGCCACCTACTCGGCGCAGAACGTGGCGCTGGCGGCGTCCAACGGCTTTGTCGGCGGCTACCGCCGCACCGGGCGCTCGCGGTCCTGCGTCGCCGTGGCGGGCACCGGGCTGGCCATGGAACGCGACTACGACGGGGACAGCCGCATCTTCCAGTCCGACCTGCGTTCTGCCGAGGACATCGGCAACACCGCCGCCACCCGCGCGCTGGAACGGCTGAACCCGAAACGTCCGAAGACCGGGGCCTACCCCGTGCTTTTCGACGAACGCATCTCCTCGTCGCTGATCGGCCACCTCGTCGCCGCGTCGAACGGCGCATCGGTGGCGCGCGGCGCGTCCTGGCTGCGCGGCGCCCTCGGCGAAGAGGTCCTGCCAAAGGGCCTGTCGCTGATCGAGGACCCGCACCGCCCGCGCACCTCCGCCTCCCGCCCCTTCGACGCGGAAGGCCTGCCGACGCGGACCCGCAAGCTGATCGACGACGGCGTGCTGACCGGCTGGACGCTCGACCTCGCCAACGCCCGCAAGCTGGAGATGGAGAGTACCGCCAACGCCGCGCGCTCCGTCTCGGGCGGGATCTCTCCGACCGTCTGGAACCTCGAACTGACGCAGGGCGACAAGACCCGCGAAGAGCTGATGGCCGAGATGGGCAGCGGCCTGCTGGTGACCTCGATGATCGGCTCCACCATCAACCCCAACACCGGCGACTACTCGCGCGGGGCGGCGGGCTGGTGGGTGGAGAACGGCGCATTGGCCTACCCGGTCTCCGGCGTCACGCTGGCGGGCAACCTACGCGAGATGCTGCGCGTCATCACCCCCGCGAACGACGCCCGCCCGTGGCTGTCCCGCGTGGTGCCGTCGCTGCTGGTCGAGGGGCTCACCCTTGCCGGAGACTGA